The following is a genomic window from Aythya fuligula isolate bAytFul2 chromosome 7, bAytFul2.pri, whole genome shotgun sequence.
GGGGGGCACCGTGCGGGGACCGGCCCGGgcacggggctgcggggccccCCCCGGCAGCGGAGGAGGCGTCGGGCACGGCCCCGCGGCGCAGGGGGCGCGTCCCCAGCAGGCGGGGGCGCGGCCGTGCTCCCCCGACGCCCCCCGGCTCCGtcggggctgctcctggccccgcCGCCGGTGTCCGCCCGGTGGGTCCCGGTGGGTCCCGGTGGGTCCCGGTGGGTCGGGGTCGCCGCTCCCCGCGGGGCAGAGCCGGAACCGGGGAGCTGCGCACAAAAGCCCCGTTGGCCCCGGGGGCAGCCGGCTCCAGCCCCGAGGGCAGAGGCATTCAGCcccccgccctgccctgccctgccctgccctgcccggggggCGGCAGCCGCTGGAGGCTTTGGCGGCGCCGGAGGCTTCGGTGCCCGGCCGCTGAGCGGGGCAGGGCGGAGGCACGGCCGGGGGGAGCTGTGCCAAGCATCCGGAGCGGGCCGCGGGTGTctgcggggcggggaggggctgCGCCCCGCGCAGTTGCAGGAAGAAAGCAGACGTGTtcaggctgggcaggaggaggggccCGGGCTGGGGAAGCCAAAATCTCAGCCTCCATTAGAGAACAACAACACAAGCGCTGGGCACGGCACGAGGGGCTGCCggcgggctgggggggctgtgcCCACCCCTGCCCCTCGCTCGGCTCCTCCAGGCCGGGCTCCCTCTCCCCCTGGGGGCAGCGTTGGCACCCACCTGAGCACGGGGCGTCTGCGGGGCCTAGGGCGGGGGAGTTGGGCAgggccccgcggggctcccAGAAATCAGGGTCCCGCTTGAGGGCATCCCGTTCGGGTCCTTCGACTCGCCTACGTCCGTCCATCATCTTTCTGTCCAGGGGTGCGAAAGGGGCCCGAGCAGCAGGCGGGTGTCCACGCTGTCCCGGCGGGACGCGGGGCAAGCCGTGCTCGGGGGAGgcctctgtctgtctgtctgtctgtccaccCATCCGTGCGGGAGTCTCCGGAGGAAGCGCGGTGCAGTCAGCCAGGAGGGGCCAGGCGGCGGGGTCACGGTGTCCTGAAGGGGGGCTGCGGTCCGTCCACGCGCGGGGAGGAGGGGAGCCGAGCGCCGCGGGGTCTCAGATGATGTCGCGTTGGTCCCGGCAGCGCCGTGACAGGCAGTAGAGCCCGGAGAAGAGGTACAGGCAGGCGGTGACGGCCCCGCAGACGGAGGCGCTCAGGTAGGCGCCGTACAGGCACTGCTGGCTGTAGCCCGGCAGGTTGCAGTAGCTCTTGCGCCCGGCCTTGTAGCCCATGATGCCGGTGGCGGCCGCGTAGAGCCCCACGGCCAGCGCCAGGTCGTGCAGCAGGTTGGTGAGCAGCCAGCGGGAGCCCAGCCAGGGCACCAGCGCCCAGCGCCCCAGCAGGCTGAGGCCGAAGAGGGCCAGGGTGAGGAGCCAGACGAGGACGGCGGCGAAGAGGGCGAAGTGGGCCGCCCCCTCGTACTTGTGGGCCGCCACGGTGACCCAGAAGGCGGCGCCCATCACCAGCTGCCCCAGgcgcagcagccccagggggctCCGCAGGTAGGCGCGGTGCAGGCTGAGCGAGCCGCGGgccggcggccccgggggcggcggggcggcggggggagcggTGCGGGCCATGGCGGGGCCCTGCCTCGCTGCGGAGCGGCTCGGGCGGGACTCAGCGCCCCGGCAGCGATTCGGGCCGCCGGCCGCTGCCAAACATCTGGCGCGTAGCGGTCCCCCCGCGCGGggcctctctcctcctcccccgccCCGCCTTCCGACGGCCCACCGGACGCCCGGGGGCCtgccgctgcccgccgccgccgggcggGGTTCGGCCGAgcccctcccggcccctcccgtcccctcccctccggGCACGGCCCGTTCCCTCCctccggcccccccccccgggcccgtCCCCTCCGTGCCCGTCACGCTTCCTCCCTCCGGGCCCGTCCTatcccctccccgcccctccagccccgtcccgtcccgtcccctcCGGTCCCCTCCCTCCCGTCCCATCCCGTCTCATCACGCCccctccctcctgtcccctccggtcccgtcccatcccaacccatcccgtcccgtcccgtcctgtccctcccgtcccgtcccctcCACCCGGCCCCGTCCCATCCCCTCCAgccccgccccgtcccgtcccgtctCCCCGGTCCcggcgcggggccgcggggcgctGGCGGGACCCCGCGCGCCGGGGTCCCCCCGGTGACGTCACGCGGGATTCCCCCTCGGAGTGACGCGGGCGGGCACCGCCCAGGGGCGTGGCCGcgccccccgggggctccccgccTCCCTCGCCTCGCTGACGTCACGGGCGCCACGTAGCCCACCCCTCCGGGAGGCGGTGCGGCCACGCCCCCTCCGGGCGCCGATTGGTCGGGGCGGCGAGCGGCGGCCGCGGATTGGcggagcggcgcggggcggggcggggcccggcgggtGAATGGAAGGGGCGCGCGGCGCGGACCCcgcggcggggagcggagcgCAGCGGGAccgggcgcggcggcggcggcggcggcggggcgggggcaggggcggccgccgccaggtctgggcgcggggccggcgggcACGGGGCGGCGGGGGGAAAGTGGGGCACggcggggcgggacggggcggggcggcgggcaccgggcaccgctCCGAGCCGGGCCCTCCGCGGCCCCGCACGGTACCGGGGGGGggccggtgcccggtgcccggtaGTGCTGGGCGGGCCGCGATCCGCGCCGCCTGCCGGTGGCGGGCCGGGGCCTGCCCTCGCCTCACGCCGCCTCTCTCCGGTGCCCGCAGCGGCCGGGGCCATGGGCACGCCGGCCTCGGTGGTGAGCGACCCCCCGGGCCCGGCGGCGCCCGCAGCCCGCGGCCGCAAGCGGGCCTCGGGCAACATCTTCCAGGgcgtggggctgccccagctgcgGAGCCTGTTCCGGAGCGGCGGCGCCGAGCGGCCCGAGG
Proteins encoded in this region:
- the MARVELD1 gene encoding MARVEL domain-containing protein 1, with product MARTAPPAAPPPPGPPARGSLSLHRAYLRSPLGLLRLGQLVMGAAFWVTVAAHKYEGAAHFALFAAVLVWLLTLALFGLSLLGRWALVPWLGSRWLLTNLLHDLALAVGLYAAATGIMGYKAGRKSYCNLPGYSQQCLYGAYLSASVCGAVTACLYLFSGLYCLSRRCRDQRDII